A window of Bos taurus isolate L1 Dominette 01449 registration number 42190680 breed Hereford chromosome 8, ARS-UCD2.0, whole genome shotgun sequence contains these coding sequences:
- the LOC786417 gene encoding LOW QUALITY PROTEIN: transcription factor Sp2-like (The sequence of the model RefSeq protein was modified relative to this genomic sequence to represent the inferred CDS: inserted 2 bases in 1 codon), translating to MSDPQTSMAATAAVSPSDYLQPAASTTQDSQPSPLALLAATCSKIGPPAVEAAVTPPAPPQPTPRKLVPIKPAPLPLSPSKNSFGILSSKGNILQIQGSQLSTSYPGGQLVFAIQNPTVVNKGTRSNTSIQYQAVPQIQASSPQTIQVQPSLTNQIQIIPGTNQAIITPSPSSHKPVPIKPAPVQKSSTTTTPAQSGANVVKLTGGGGNVTLTLPVNNLVNTSDPGAATQLLTESPPAPLSKTNKKARKKSLPAAQPPVAVAEQVETVLIETTADNIIQAGNNLLIVQSPGGGQPAVVQQVQVVPPKAEQQQVVQIPQQALRVVQAASATLPTVPQKPSQNFQIQAAEPSPTQVYIRTPSGEVQTVLVQDSPPATAATASTTTCSSPASRAAHLSGTSKKHSAAILRKERPLPKIAPAGSIISLNAAQLAAAAQAMQTININGVQVQGVPVTITNTGGQQQLTXQNVSGNNLTISGLSPTQIQLQMEQALAGETQPGEKRRRMACTCPNCKDGDKRSGEQGKKKHVCHIPDCGKTFRKTSLLRAHVRLHTGERPFVCNWFFCGKRFTRSDKLQRHARTHTGDKRFECAQCQKRFMRSDHLTKHYKTHLVTKNL from the exons ATGAGCGATCCACAGACCAGCATGGCTGCCACTGCCGCTGTCAGTCCCAGTGACTACCTGCAGCCTGCCGCCTCTACCACCCAGGACTCCCAGCCATCTCCCTTAGCGCTGCTTGCCGCGACATGTAGCAAAATCGGCCCTCCAGCTGTTGAAGCTGCGGTGACGCCTCCTGCTCCCCCCCAGCCCACTCCACGGAAACTCGTCCCTATCAAACCCGCCCCTCTCCCTCTCAGCCCCAGCAAGAATAGTTTTGGAATCTTGTCCTCCAAGGGAAACATACTTCAGATTCAGGGGTCACAGCTGAGCACGTCCTACCCTGGGGGGCAGCTGGTGTTTGCCATCCAGAATCCCACCGTGGTCAACAAAGGGACCCGATCGAACACCAGTATCCAGTACCAGGCGGTCCCTCAGATCCAGGCCAGCAGTCCTCAGACCATCCAGGTGCAGCCCAGTCTGACCAACCAGATCCAGATCATCCCTGGCACCAACCAAGCCATCATCACCCCGTCCCCGTCCAGTCACAAGCCCGTCCCCATCAAGCCAGCCCCTGTCCAGAAGTCAAGTACGACCACCACTCCGGCACAGAGCGGGGCCAATGTGGTGAAGCTGACAGGTGGCGGTGGCAATGTGACCCTTACTCTGCCTGTCAACAACCTCGTGAACACCAGCGACCCCGGGGCCGCCACTCAGCTCCTCACGGAGAGCCCCCCTGCCCCACTGTCTAAGACTAACAAGAAAGCCAGGAAGAAGAGTCTTCCTGCTGCCCAGCCCCCTGTGGCTGTGGCCGAGCAGGTGGAGACGGTGCTGATCGAGACCACTGCAGACAACATTATCCAAGCAGGAAACAACCTGCTCATTGTTCAGAGCCCCGGCGGGGGCCAGCCAGCCGTGGTCCAGCAGGTCCAGGTGGTGCCCCCCAAGGCCGAGCAGCAGCAGGTGGTGCAGATTCCACAGCAGGCCCTGCGGGTGGTACAGGCAGCGTCCGCCACACTCCCCACCGTCCCCCAGAAGCCCTCCCAGAACTTCCAGATCCAGGCTGCTGAGCCGTCACCTACTCAGGTCTACATCCGTACGCCTTCTGGTGAGGTACAGACGGTCCTTGTCCAGGACAGCCCCCCAGCAACAGCTGCGACTGCCTCCACCACCACTTGTAGCAGCCCCGCGTCCCGTGCTGCCCATCTGAGTGGGACCAGCAAAAAGCACTCGGCTGCAATTCTCCGAAAAGAACGACCCCTGCCAAAGATCGCTCCTGCTGGGAGCATCATCAGCCTgaacgcagcacagctggcagcGGCGGCCCAGGCCATGCAGACCATCAACATCAACGGTGTCCAGGTCCAGGGCGTGCCCGTCACCATCACCAACACTGGCGGACAGCAGCAGCTGAC GCAGAATGTATCTGGAAACAACCTGACCATCAGTGGGCTGAGCCCCACCCAGATCCAGCTGCAGATGGAACAGGCCCTGGCTGGAGAGACCCAGCCTGGGGAAAAGCGGCGCCGCATGGCCTGCACGTGTCCCAACTGCAAGGACGGGGACAAGAGGTCTGGAGAGCAGGGCAAGAAGAAGCACGTGTGCCACATCCCCGACTGCGGCAAGACCTTCCGTAAGACATCCCTGCTGCGGGCTCACGTGCGCCTGCACACCGGCGAGCGGCCCTTTGTCTGCAACTGGTTCTTCTGTGGCAAGAGGTTCACACGGAGCGACAAGCTCCAGCGGCATGCCCGCACCCACACAGGGGACAAACGCTTCGAGTGTGCCCAGTGTCAGAAGCGCTTCATGAGGAGTGACCACCTCACCAAGCATTACAAGACCCACCTGGTCACGAAGAACTTGTAA